Proteins from a single region of Sporosarcina sp. P33:
- a CDS encoding stalk domain-containing protein: MRMNKMISFALTALLIGSAAAPAAIYAEGKVKTEVTSDEKAFSKVEGVIEHVVKENDVTRYTIKQKEESPVLAVTDETLIIDNTGKETKLKKGDKVSAYVYSDKPMILIYPPQYSPDAVIVETDKTGTAAVGRFNDKLVDPHLKLQLTVDENTELSTVSGKQVKAGDLKGKDLLVFYTASTKSVPAQTTPEKVVVLDGSTEDEHVTAEQIIENDHYMVDGVKMVPLRLLAEKLGHSVDSTGTGAIVSKGALSYTITRGQKEYGYNKSLMKFEAAPELLEPRKTYVPIALIEELMK; encoded by the coding sequence ATGAGGATGAATAAAATGATTTCATTTGCATTGACGGCATTATTGATTGGAAGTGCAGCTGCACCGGCGGCGATATACGCTGAAGGGAAAGTGAAAACAGAAGTGACATCAGATGAAAAAGCATTTAGTAAAGTAGAGGGAGTAATCGAACATGTCGTCAAAGAGAACGATGTGACGCGCTATACGATTAAACAGAAAGAAGAGTCACCCGTACTGGCCGTGACAGATGAAACATTGATCATTGATAATACCGGTAAAGAGACAAAACTGAAAAAAGGGGATAAAGTTTCTGCTTATGTATATTCTGATAAGCCGATGATCTTGATTTATCCACCGCAATACAGTCCGGACGCAGTGATTGTCGAAACTGACAAGACCGGCACTGCGGCTGTCGGGAGATTCAATGATAAATTGGTTGATCCCCATTTGAAATTGCAGTTGACTGTGGATGAAAATACCGAACTATCGACGGTCTCAGGAAAACAGGTGAAAGCCGGGGATTTGAAAGGCAAAGATTTACTCGTATTTTATACAGCATCGACCAAAAGCGTTCCCGCGCAGACCACTCCAGAAAAAGTAGTTGTTCTGGATGGCAGTACAGAAGATGAACATGTAACCGCAGAACAGATTATTGAAAATGATCATTACATGGTTGACGGTGTCAAAATGGTACCGCTGCGTTTGCTTGCGGAGAAACTGGGACATTCAGTGGATTCGACGGGCACGGGCGCGATCGTGTCAAAAGGTGCGCTTTCTTACACAATTACCCGGGGCCAGAAAGAATATGGCTACAATAAATCATTAATGAAGTTTGAAGCGGCGCCTGAGTTGCTGGAACCGAGGAAGACTTATGTGCCGATTGCATTAATTGAGGAGCTGATGAAGTAA
- a CDS encoding nitroreductase: MNYTGKNDVETAIMGRRSIKKFTTDPVDIEELIELLNVAKWAPNHKLTEPWRFQLYADKGKEKFIEAFLASQERDGSVPDKAKNKANYFRDIPLHLVVIMPEDPRKKRWDEDYAAISAMVQNFQLAAWERGIGMIWRTNDWTHDPVFKEAIGVKEDEKIVGTLMIGYPKHVPKPEQRADIRNVLTIIDE; encoded by the coding sequence ATGAACTACACAGGAAAGAATGATGTAGAGACAGCAATCATGGGAAGACGCTCTATAAAGAAATTTACAACCGATCCGGTCGATATAGAAGAATTGATTGAACTGCTGAACGTCGCAAAATGGGCTCCGAATCACAAATTGACAGAGCCTTGGCGCTTCCAGCTGTATGCAGATAAAGGCAAGGAAAAATTCATTGAAGCTTTTCTTGCTTCGCAGGAGCGCGACGGCAGCGTACCCGATAAAGCAAAAAATAAAGCGAATTATTTCCGCGATATTCCGCTTCATTTAGTCGTGATCATGCCAGAAGACCCGCGTAAAAAACGTTGGGATGAAGATTATGCAGCAATCTCTGCAATGGTTCAAAACTTCCAGCTGGCGGCATGGGAACGCGGCATCGGCATGATTTGGCGCACGAACGACTGGACACATGATCCGGTGTTCAAAGAAGCCATCGGTGTTAAAGAAGATGAGAAAATTGTTGGAACACTTATGATCGGTTATCCAAAGCACGTGCCAAAGCCCGAACAGCGTGCAGATATCCGTAATGTATTAACAATTATCGATGAGTAA
- a CDS encoding DsbA family protein, which yields METKNTMICDLETGICGPGGEDTDAMEFIDFSAQRKKVELYYVTDPICSHCWALEPVLRKFIDQYGQYVTMHTLMGGLLEKWDGFTDAGNGISSPSDVAGHWREVGEHSRMPIDGTVWYDNPIESSFIPSRVYKVIQEKNPELANTFLRRAREELFAFNKNIAQDEVLITLIDQIGLDGEAILTQSKLPAANTSLHEDFQRVRELGVRGFPTIVMVNEEQKGVRIVGARNVEEYTNALQQLLPDETLEPKQLSDLDQLLRKEKLLFSREIEEYYSIEEKGVAPFVQKQLSQDVYETKEILGEKYIQAK from the coding sequence ATGGAAACAAAAAATACTATGATTTGTGATTTGGAAACCGGTATATGCGGGCCGGGCGGAGAGGATACTGATGCAATGGAGTTTATTGACTTTTCAGCGCAAAGAAAAAAGGTTGAACTGTATTACGTAACAGATCCCATCTGTTCACATTGCTGGGCATTAGAACCAGTCCTCAGAAAGTTTATTGATCAATACGGGCAATATGTTACTATGCATACGCTTATGGGCGGATTGCTTGAAAAGTGGGATGGCTTCACAGATGCGGGCAATGGAATTTCCAGCCCGTCAGATGTGGCGGGCCATTGGAGAGAAGTGGGTGAACATTCACGCATGCCAATTGACGGAACCGTTTGGTACGACAATCCAATCGAGTCTTCTTTTATCCCTTCTCGCGTGTATAAGGTGATTCAGGAAAAAAATCCGGAGCTCGCTAATACATTTTTACGCCGTGCACGGGAAGAGCTTTTCGCTTTCAATAAAAACATCGCACAAGATGAAGTGCTGATCACTCTTATCGATCAAATCGGACTTGATGGGGAAGCTATCCTTACTCAATCAAAGCTTCCAGCAGCAAATACTTCGTTACATGAAGATTTCCAGCGTGTCCGTGAGCTGGGTGTCCGCGGCTTCCCGACAATCGTCATGGTGAATGAAGAGCAAAAAGGGGTTCGAATCGTAGGTGCCCGAAACGTTGAAGAATACACGAATGCACTTCAGCAATTACTGCCAGATGAAACGTTGGAACCAAAGCAGCTATCTGATTTAGATCAATTACTCCGCAAAGAGAAATTATTATTTTCACGTGAAATTGAAGAATATTATTCAATTGAAGAAAAAGGCGTAGCTCCATTCGTTCAAAAGCAATTGTCGCAAGATGTGTATGAAACTAAAGAAATCCTGGGCGAGAAGTATATCCAGGCAAAATAA
- the yedF gene encoding sulfurtransferase-like selenium metabolism protein YedF, protein MQAELDADFTLDLRGESCPYPVIYTLETLESMNKGELLQVITDCPGSFRNVPEEAVAHGYKFAKDPVKNGQEYLFYIYA, encoded by the coding sequence ATGCAAGCTGAATTAGACGCGGACTTCACACTTGATCTTCGCGGAGAATCATGTCCCTACCCTGTCATCTATACACTTGAGACACTTGAAAGTATGAATAAAGGTGAATTGCTGCAGGTCATTACCGATTGCCCGGGCTCTTTCCGCAACGTCCCAGAAGAAGCCGTCGCACACGGCTATAAATTTGCAAAGGATCCTGTGAAGAACGGACAGGAGTATTTGTTTTATATTTACGCATGA
- a CDS encoding sodium:alanine symporter family protein, translating to MNVFTHWVEWISDFLWGFPIIILLIGGGLFLTIRLGFFQFRYMPHIFRQTFGKIMSKGSGDGTLTPFQATTSALASTMGAANIVGVPVAIALGGPGAIFWMWIVALIGIGTKYSEVVLGIKYREKNAAGDYVGGPMYYIKKGLGWKKVAYIFAFALMMEVMASAMVQSNSIATTIEGSFGLPPIVTGLLIALLVALISFGGIKAIGRVTERLIPSMVVIYIISALIIIAFHFTAVPAAFGLIFTHAFQPISAAGGFAGAGVAAAIRWGLARGLYSNEAGIGTAPIAHAAAVNSHPAKQGFWGVFEVVVDTLIVCTMTAMVVLTTGVWEVIDADNAANMVTEAYGTVFGSALGGIIISIVLFLFVITTIVVIIYYGEKQAEFLFGAGFSKAVRVVYIAAILVGALGGLQFVWKFLDLLLAMVVIPNVIAVLFLSGKVREITLDYFTNVYPNERKKKA from the coding sequence ATGAATGTATTTACACACTGGGTAGAATGGATTTCGGACTTTTTATGGGGCTTCCCCATCATCATCCTGCTTATCGGCGGAGGTCTGTTCCTCACCATCCGTCTTGGATTTTTTCAATTCCGCTATATGCCCCACATTTTCCGCCAGACTTTCGGAAAAATTATGTCGAAAGGATCGGGAGATGGTACACTTACCCCCTTTCAGGCTACCACCTCTGCACTCGCTTCCACAATGGGCGCAGCAAATATCGTCGGCGTTCCCGTGGCGATTGCACTCGGCGGACCGGGAGCCATCTTCTGGATGTGGATTGTGGCACTCATCGGGATCGGAACAAAATATTCCGAAGTCGTACTCGGCATTAAATACCGGGAGAAGAACGCAGCCGGTGATTACGTCGGCGGCCCGATGTATTACATAAAAAAAGGACTCGGCTGGAAGAAAGTTGCGTACATCTTCGCCTTTGCTTTAATGATGGAAGTAATGGCAAGTGCGATGGTGCAATCAAATTCCATCGCCACAACGATTGAAGGCTCATTCGGATTACCGCCGATTGTGACAGGTTTACTGATTGCATTGCTCGTGGCGCTCATTTCATTTGGCGGTATTAAAGCCATCGGACGCGTGACAGAACGTTTAATTCCTTCGATGGTCGTCATTTATATTATCAGTGCGCTCATCATTATCGCCTTTCACTTCACAGCAGTCCCTGCAGCATTCGGTCTGATTTTTACACATGCATTCCAGCCCATTTCCGCAGCCGGCGGATTTGCCGGCGCAGGTGTCGCAGCGGCCATTCGCTGGGGGCTTGCACGGGGATTGTATTCCAATGAAGCAGGAATCGGAACAGCACCTATTGCTCATGCAGCCGCAGTGAACAGTCATCCCGCAAAACAAGGGTTCTGGGGTGTCTTTGAAGTCGTCGTAGATACATTGATTGTCTGTACGATGACCGCGATGGTCGTGCTGACCACAGGTGTCTGGGAAGTAATCGACGCCGATAATGCCGCGAATATGGTTACAGAAGCCTATGGCACAGTATTCGGTTCTGCGCTTGGCGGTATAATTATTTCGATTGTTTTATTCCTATTTGTAATTACAACGATTGTAGTGATTATTTATTATGGAGAAAAGCAGGCAGAGTTCTTGTTCGGTGCCGGCTTTTCCAAAGCGGTTCGTGTCGTGTATATCGCAGCAATTTTAGTGGGTGCACTCGGCGGTCTGCAGTTTGTATGGAAGTTTCTCGATCTGCTGCTGGCGATGGTCGTTATTCCAAACGTGATCGCTGTGCTGTTCCTAAGCGGCAAAGTACGGGAAATCACGCTGGATTACTTTACAAATGTTTATCCGAATGAAAGAAAAAAGAAAGCATAG
- a CDS encoding 2-isopropylmalate synthase, translating to MSRKIWVFDTTLRDGEQVPGAKLNLYEKVEIAQQLKKLGVDIIEAGFPASSQGDFDAVKAVAQRVGNTGDIMITALARAVQADIDSVYHAVKHAENPMIHMVLGTSDIHVEKKFNKSKDQILQIGVDAVKYAKTLLPEVQYSTEDASRSEFEYLWKTIESVMKAGATMINVPDTVGFAEPEEFGAMIYKLNDRMKNLNPDVLLSVHCHNDLGMATANTLAAVKNGADKVECTINGIGERAGNAALEEVVMAIQTRSSVYNVNTKINTKEIINTSRLVSNFMGLDVQVNKAITGDNAFAHSSGIHQDGLLKSRDAYEIVHPEDVGLADMELVLTARSGRHAVKNALEKLGFTYLSPEEFEGIFEGFLTLADIKKEVYDHDLYVIVENYYEKNDKKNVTNYSDHFFEFEDLQVISNSSFPSASVKIRKGEEIFKTSAVGSGPIDALYSAIAEVTQIPVKLIGYDISSVSRGKDALGKVKITIAHEGENFIAKAADTDILKASALAYINAINSVIVAKIKETSVQPAAVNG from the coding sequence ATGAGCAGAAAAATTTGGGTGTTTGATACAACGTTACGCGATGGAGAACAGGTACCTGGAGCTAAACTGAATCTGTATGAAAAAGTGGAGATTGCACAGCAACTGAAAAAATTAGGCGTAGATATAATCGAAGCCGGTTTTCCTGCTTCCTCTCAAGGCGATTTTGACGCGGTGAAAGCAGTTGCCCAGCGAGTGGGCAATACCGGCGATATTATGATTACTGCACTGGCACGGGCAGTTCAGGCAGATATCGACTCTGTCTACCATGCAGTGAAACATGCGGAAAACCCTATGATTCATATGGTGCTGGGCACTTCTGATATTCACGTGGAGAAAAAATTCAATAAATCAAAAGACCAGATCCTGCAAATCGGTGTGGACGCTGTAAAATATGCGAAAACATTACTGCCTGAAGTACAATATTCAACGGAAGATGCTTCACGCTCGGAGTTTGAATATTTATGGAAAACGATTGAATCCGTTATGAAAGCAGGCGCGACAATGATTAACGTGCCCGATACAGTGGGCTTCGCAGAGCCGGAAGAATTCGGGGCAATGATTTATAAATTGAATGACCGGATGAAAAACTTGAATCCGGATGTATTATTAAGTGTTCATTGCCATAATGACTTGGGCATGGCGACAGCCAATACGCTGGCGGCAGTGAAAAATGGTGCGGACAAAGTGGAGTGCACAATCAACGGGATCGGCGAACGTGCAGGAAATGCGGCGCTTGAAGAAGTGGTGATGGCGATACAGACGAGAAGCTCCGTCTACAATGTCAATACGAAAATTAACACGAAAGAAATTATTAACACTTCCCGTCTGGTATCCAATTTCATGGGGCTGGATGTACAGGTGAACAAGGCGATTACTGGCGACAATGCGTTTGCCCATTCCTCAGGAATTCACCAAGACGGCTTATTAAAATCACGTGATGCATATGAAATTGTTCATCCTGAAGACGTAGGTTTGGCCGATATGGAATTAGTTCTGACAGCACGTTCTGGACGTCACGCGGTGAAAAATGCGCTTGAAAAGCTTGGCTTTACGTATTTGAGCCCTGAAGAGTTTGAGGGGATCTTTGAAGGCTTCCTGACGCTGGCAGATATAAAGAAGGAAGTATATGACCATGACTTATATGTAATTGTAGAAAATTATTATGAAAAGAATGATAAGAAGAACGTGACGAATTACAGCGATCATTTCTTTGAGTTTGAAGATTTGCAAGTCATCAGTAATTCAAGCTTCCCTTCAGCCAGTGTCAAGATACGAAAAGGTGAAGAAATCTTCAAGACCAGTGCTGTCGGATCAGGCCCAATCGATGCGCTGTACTCAGCCATTGCGGAAGTAACACAAATCCCGGTGAAGCTGATCGGATATGATATCAGCAGTGTCTCACGCGGTAAAGATGCGCTTGGCAAAGTGAAGATCACTATTGCGCATGAAGGGGAAAACTTTATCGCCAAAGCCGCAGACACCGATATCTTGAAAGCGAGCGCATTGGCGTACATTAATGCAATAAACAGCGTGATTGTAGCGAAGATTAAAGAAACATCCGTGCAGCCTGCAGCTGTGAATGGATAA
- a CDS encoding helix-turn-helix domain-containing protein yields the protein MKVCPYLESSFEILGRRWNGLIIHYLSNCPDYTAHFSQMKRDLHDITPRSLSLKLTELAECNLVVKNVMAGTPVTITYQLTEKGQQLAIALQPIQAWAQQYIELESSDTKK from the coding sequence ATTAAAGTATGCCCTTATTTAGAATCCAGCTTCGAGATTTTGGGGAGGCGCTGGAACGGACTCATTATTCATTATTTGTCGAATTGCCCCGATTATACTGCCCATTTTTCGCAAATGAAGCGTGATTTGCATGACATTACGCCAAGGTCACTTTCGTTAAAACTGACCGAACTTGCGGAATGTAACTTAGTCGTAAAAAACGTAATGGCAGGAACTCCTGTTACTATTACGTATCAGCTGACAGAAAAAGGACAGCAACTGGCTATTGCTTTGCAGCCAATACAGGCATGGGCACAGCAATATATAGAGCTTGAATCGTCTGATACTAAAAAATGA
- a CDS encoding pirin family protein, which yields MLQKLEAGKHAKPFRGPFTITRVQPGNVLGDKTTDTAFGPLAIIDHAVMKKGVTIKMHEHINDEILSYIGSGVMHHTDSAGFEAPIARGKLMMMNAGAGFWHEEKVKEEETEMLQIFVRPYETDLSPEIQFHDKPSDHPDWYVMAGPEGSEAPLYVRQQVYILDAHPKAGEELEVPTYAGLTPFLYVMNGEITIQDLTIGKYEAVTDTVHSLPPFTANEDTTAVLFFVDLNAPMSMDGTISGLKERKQV from the coding sequence TTGCTGCAAAAACTGGAGGCAGGAAAGCATGCCAAGCCGTTCAGGGGTCCTTTCACTATCACACGAGTTCAGCCGGGTAATGTGTTAGGCGATAAAACCACAGATACCGCATTCGGGCCACTAGCAATCATTGATCATGCAGTGATGAAAAAAGGTGTAACGATTAAAATGCATGAACATATTAATGATGAAATACTAAGTTATATAGGCTCAGGTGTCATGCATCATACAGATTCTGCAGGTTTTGAAGCGCCGATTGCACGCGGTAAATTAATGATGATGAATGCAGGAGCAGGCTTTTGGCATGAGGAAAAAGTAAAAGAAGAGGAAACAGAAATGCTTCAAATCTTCGTCCGGCCGTATGAAACGGATCTTTCCCCTGAAATTCAATTTCATGATAAACCGTCAGACCATCCGGACTGGTATGTCATGGCGGGACCTGAAGGTAGCGAAGCGCCACTTTACGTGAGGCAGCAGGTCTATATATTAGACGCACATCCGAAAGCGGGCGAAGAATTGGAAGTTCCAACATATGCAGGTCTGACACCATTTCTATATGTAATGAATGGTGAGATTACGATTCAAGATCTCACAATAGGTAAATATGAAGCAGTAACAGATACAGTCCACTCTCTTCCGCCTTTCACTGCGAATGAAGATACGACTGCAGTACTATTCTTTGTCGATCTGAATGCTCCCATGTCGATGGACGGGACCATTAGCGGCTTGAAGGAACGGAAGCAAGTATAG
- the yedE gene encoding selenium metabolism membrane protein YedE/FdhT: MKKMIQPIFQHYWNPYLVLLIAGILSAVYFGITSTVWAVTGEFTRLGGDLLLLFGADISDWQYFDMVHLQGATWNRPDGWIVWGMFAGALIMVLLSNSFKIRLPQQKRRYVQGLIGGIIAGFGARLALGCNLAAFFTGVPQFSFHSWIFIAATGIGTFFGAKLTKTRWWKGKPSLMRGNAKPTPLKKRVIQPYIGGTFAVLYIGLIVYFFASGQKLLGLGALFGLAFGILIERGQICFTSAFRDLFLVGRSMMAKAIIAGMAVSSILTIAIISIYDLTPITQIAALSTFVGGALFGLGIVMASGCETGMMYRLMEGQLVFLPVFAGNIIGATFLAYAWDHLGVYHVLVRSGAKINLLDTVGPVGAIVLTLIMLGGLYALTVYGEKRYHRKLAVKKGRYIHAS; the protein is encoded by the coding sequence ATGAAAAAAATGATACAACCTATTTTTCAACACTATTGGAACCCCTATCTCGTCTTACTGATAGCCGGTATTCTCAGTGCAGTATATTTCGGCATCACTTCGACCGTTTGGGCTGTAACCGGTGAATTCACCCGGCTTGGCGGTGATCTTCTGTTATTATTCGGTGCAGACATATCGGATTGGCAGTACTTTGATATGGTGCATCTGCAGGGCGCCACGTGGAACCGGCCTGACGGCTGGATTGTATGGGGGATGTTCGCAGGCGCACTTATTATGGTGCTGCTCAGCAACAGCTTCAAAATCCGCTTGCCGCAGCAGAAACGGCGCTACGTGCAAGGTTTAATCGGCGGCATCATCGCGGGGTTTGGCGCACGTCTGGCACTTGGCTGTAATTTAGCGGCGTTCTTTACCGGCGTTCCCCAATTCTCTTTTCACTCTTGGATTTTCATTGCGGCGACGGGAATCGGAACATTTTTTGGAGCCAAACTGACGAAAACGCGCTGGTGGAAAGGCAAGCCTTCTTTGATGCGGGGAAATGCGAAGCCGACACCTCTCAAGAAACGTGTAATTCAGCCGTATATAGGCGGAACGTTTGCCGTTTTATACATCGGACTGATTGTCTATTTCTTTGCGTCCGGCCAAAAATTACTCGGTTTAGGTGCACTTTTTGGGCTCGCATTCGGTATTCTGATTGAACGGGGACAGATTTGTTTCACTTCTGCATTCCGTGATTTATTTCTCGTCGGACGCAGCATGATGGCAAAAGCAATTATTGCCGGCATGGCTGTCAGTTCTATTTTGACTATAGCCATTATTTCCATCTATGACTTGACGCCGATTACACAAATCGCAGCGCTCAGCACATTTGTAGGCGGCGCGCTATTTGGACTCGGCATTGTCATGGCTTCAGGCTGTGAAACCGGTATGATGTACCGCCTCATGGAAGGCCAATTAGTATTCTTGCCGGTTTTCGCGGGTAATATTATCGGCGCTACATTCCTTGCCTATGCGTGGGATCATCTCGGCGTCTATCATGTATTAGTAAGAAGCGGAGCAAAAATTAATCTGCTCGATACCGTTGGACCAGTCGGCGCAATTGTTCTTACACTTATTATGCTTGGCGGACTTTATGCACTGACGGTTTACGGAGAAAAACGATACCACCGCAAATTGGCAGTCAAGAAAGGAAGATATATACATGCAAGCTGA
- a CDS encoding monooxygenase, whose amino-acid sequence MTYLLQVDFTMEGPFGEEMSKGFAELAQSINDEPGMIWKIWTEDAAAKEAGGVYLFETKETAQAYLEMHSARLTSFGIQEIRGKIFEINVPLSEINNGPIKK is encoded by the coding sequence ATGACGTATTTATTACAAGTGGATTTTACAATGGAAGGCCCATTTGGCGAAGAAATGTCAAAAGGTTTTGCGGAATTGGCTCAAAGCATAAATGACGAGCCGGGTATGATCTGGAAAATCTGGACGGAAGATGCAGCGGCAAAAGAAGCTGGCGGCGTTTATCTATTTGAAACTAAAGAAACGGCTCAGGCTTATTTAGAAATGCACTCGGCACGGTTGACGTCTTTCGGTATTCAAGAGATCCGCGGCAAGATTTTTGAAATTAATGTGCCGCTGTCTGAAATTAACAACGGTCCTATAAAAAAGTAA